Proteins encoded together in one Planctomyces sp. SH-PL14 window:
- a CDS encoding ArnT family glycosyltransferase: protein MTSRQAPPPTSPSLTAPLQPGPVTIREWLVLAIILAAAIAVRCAWPARMDVEHFDEGVYAANLYAADTDGKYPYRDLYAPPLFPGMAELGISWLGAPSGAVWVSLLGGILLVPVLWWTTREWFGPAAAILTAALAATSDYHAWFSRAALTDAWLCLWMTAGAYCGWRAMLSGRPLTLLMAGGFAALAWWTKYNGWLTLAVIGGGWLTSWVIGKGLRLPSTRLVSPLRAALCLVGIAAIAGALWYPVWSGLRPIGGYATVAKNHAGYFVGLSGWWGSFIQQASAHAYATGPLTILGAAGAISASLWLAETEAPRGLGRILLATILGLLLIALGGSAALAGGALASLILAALKAAEPTIARPDDEPDERWLAWGFAAAWLAGLSLAVPMYRAYPRLSLPWLVGVWLALASGWSLLTRSTGSAGRGRSLAAIVLILVLSLATSGLGITPLPSLLKGRTVAWENRTAMRAAAGQVRSAIRTHFATIPPSRMPELDAVYYVVGEPALFCQLAAQQPQDSLRYGVLPDASLGALAPGENDARLPTYLLIGGRSAIDLKPDLDRAATRLERVATVSVPESSLVLLDELPAWELDRLPKPPTNDIEIYYLKADR from the coding sequence ATGACATCGCGACAAGCCCCTCCCCCCACATCGCCCTCCCTGACCGCGCCCCTCCAACCCGGGCCCGTCACCATCCGGGAATGGCTCGTTCTCGCCATCATCCTCGCCGCCGCCATCGCCGTGCGGTGCGCATGGCCCGCACGAATGGACGTCGAACACTTCGACGAAGGGGTCTACGCCGCCAACCTCTACGCCGCCGACACCGACGGCAAGTACCCCTACCGCGACCTCTACGCTCCCCCGCTCTTTCCCGGGATGGCCGAACTCGGCATCTCCTGGCTCGGCGCCCCCTCCGGCGCGGTCTGGGTTTCGCTCCTCGGAGGAATCCTGCTCGTCCCCGTCCTGTGGTGGACGACCCGCGAATGGTTCGGCCCCGCCGCCGCCATCCTCACCGCCGCGCTCGCGGCGACAAGCGACTACCACGCCTGGTTCTCCCGGGCCGCCCTCACCGATGCCTGGCTCTGCCTGTGGATGACCGCGGGGGCCTACTGCGGATGGCGGGCCATGCTCTCCGGCCGGCCGCTCACTCTCCTGATGGCGGGAGGCTTCGCCGCGCTCGCCTGGTGGACGAAGTACAACGGCTGGCTCACGCTCGCCGTCATCGGCGGCGGATGGCTGACGTCGTGGGTGATCGGAAAGGGACTGAGACTTCCATCCACCCGACTCGTCTCCCCGCTCCGAGCGGCCCTCTGCCTCGTCGGAATCGCCGCGATCGCCGGCGCACTCTGGTACCCCGTCTGGTCCGGGCTCCGGCCGATCGGCGGCTACGCGACCGTCGCTAAGAACCACGCCGGCTACTTCGTCGGCCTGTCGGGATGGTGGGGATCGTTCATCCAGCAGGCGAGCGCGCACGCCTACGCCACGGGGCCGCTTACCATTCTCGGCGCCGCGGGAGCGATCTCCGCCAGCCTGTGGCTGGCGGAAACGGAAGCCCCCCGAGGGCTCGGCCGCATCCTCCTCGCCACAATTCTCGGCCTCCTCCTCATCGCCCTCGGCGGGAGCGCGGCGCTCGCCGGGGGAGCCTTGGCGAGCCTGATCCTCGCCGCGCTCAAGGCCGCGGAGCCGACGATCGCTCGCCCGGACGACGAGCCCGACGAGCGCTGGCTGGCCTGGGGTTTCGCCGCCGCCTGGCTCGCGGGTCTTTCGCTCGCGGTGCCGATGTACCGCGCCTATCCCCGCCTCTCGCTCCCTTGGCTCGTCGGCGTCTGGCTGGCCCTCGCCTCCGGCTGGAGCCTTCTCACGCGGTCGACGGGATCCGCCGGGCGGGGCCGGTCTCTCGCGGCCATCGTCCTGATTCTCGTTCTCTCCCTCGCTACCAGCGGTCTGGGGATCACCCCCTTGCCGTCGCTGCTGAAGGGACGGACGGTCGCCTGGGAGAACCGGACGGCGATGCGGGCCGCCGCCGGTCAGGTCCGTTCGGCGATTCGAACCCACTTCGCCACGATCCCTCCCTCACGTATGCCAGAGCTGGACGCGGTCTACTACGTCGTTGGCGAGCCCGCGCTCTTCTGCCAACTTGCCGCGCAGCAGCCGCAGGACTCGCTGCGGTACGGCGTCCTGCCGGACGCGAGCCTGGGCGCCCTGGCTCCGGGAGAGAACGACGCCCGACTCCCGACCTACCTTCTGATCGGAGGCCGTTCCGCCATCGACCTGAAGCCGGACCTCGACCGCGCGGCAACGCGACTTGAGCGGGTGGCAACGGTCTCGGTCCCGGAGAGCTCGCTCGTCCTCCTGGACGAACTTCCGGCCTGGGAACTCGACCGCCTGCCGAAGCCCCCGACGAACGACATCGAGATCTACTACCTCAAAGCCGACCGCTAG
- a CDS encoding NAD-dependent epimerase/dehydratase family protein → MPHCLVTGGAGFIGSHLVERLLAAGHQVTVLDNLSTGRSENLQAVADHERLRIISGSITDQPLLTDAVRGTDVIYHLAAAVGVKLVAENPVHTIETNIYPTELLLRLAVQGGQRFFLASTSEVYGKNAKEVWTEEDDIHLGPTSRPRWAYGCSKAIDEFLALAYHRKYDLQVVIGRFFNVVGPRQVGNYGMVVPRFVDQALSGGPLQVYDDGSQVRCFAHVSEVVDSVIALTESPAGPGRIFNIGGDQPVSIRELAEEVIRRTDPSVSIRYLPYSQAYGDDFEDVRRRVPCVDRLAETIGRKPGMTLGAILDDIIRWKQEVRSRAGS, encoded by the coding sequence ATGCCCCATTGTCTCGTCACCGGCGGAGCCGGGTTCATCGGCAGCCACCTCGTCGAACGGCTCCTCGCCGCCGGTCACCAGGTGACCGTCCTCGACAACCTCTCCACCGGCCGCTCGGAGAACCTTCAGGCGGTTGCCGACCACGAGCGGCTCCGGATCATCTCCGGCTCCATCACCGACCAGCCGCTCCTGACCGATGCCGTCCGCGGAACGGACGTCATCTATCACCTCGCCGCGGCGGTCGGCGTGAAGCTCGTGGCGGAGAACCCCGTCCACACGATCGAGACCAACATCTACCCGACGGAGCTGTTGCTGCGGCTGGCGGTCCAGGGGGGACAGCGGTTCTTCCTGGCCTCGACGAGCGAGGTCTACGGGAAGAACGCCAAGGAGGTCTGGACCGAGGAGGACGACATCCACCTCGGCCCGACATCCCGGCCGCGGTGGGCCTACGGCTGCTCGAAGGCGATCGACGAATTTCTCGCCCTGGCCTACCACCGTAAGTACGACCTCCAGGTGGTCATCGGCCGGTTCTTCAACGTCGTCGGTCCGCGGCAGGTCGGGAACTACGGGATGGTCGTCCCGCGGTTCGTGGACCAGGCGCTCTCCGGCGGGCCGCTCCAGGTTTATGACGACGGCTCGCAGGTCCGCTGTTTCGCCCATGTCAGTGAGGTCGTCGACAGCGTCATCGCCCTCACGGAGTCTCCGGCCGGTCCGGGGCGGATCTTCAATATCGGGGGGGATCAGCCGGTCTCGATCCGGGAGCTGGCGGAGGAGGTGATCCGCCGGACCGATCCTTCCGTTTCGATCCGGTACCTCCCGTACAGCCAGGCGTATGGCGACGACTTCGAGGATGTCCGCCGGCGGGTTCCGTGTGTCGACCGGTTGGCCGAGACGATCGGTCGGAAGCCGGGGATGACGCTCGGGGCGATCCTGGACGACATCATCCGATGGAAGCAGGAGGTCCGATCGCGGGCCGGCAGCTGA
- the tilS gene encoding tRNA lysidine(34) synthetase TilS: MSPPLPLRPPSAPRRGPIVRAVEAAVQRHGIEGAPIVVAVSGGADSTALLRAMGELRPGGDLIAAHFNHRLRGAESDGDAAFVRALATSHGIRFVGESAPAPSPRTAGSGDEGSASPSEEALRRERYRFLERTAAVAGAPVVLTAHTADDQAETILHHLLRGTGLRGLGGIPACRLLSPSSGLLLVRPFLDVSRAEITAWLTELGQPWRTDSSNESAVYTRNRLRRDLLPLLRGEHQPDIDSKLRQLGAQAREVSDYLRGEARQLLAGALVETGEGEGEGEVVLKTRTLELAPRVLVREAMVELWTDRGWPRQRMTFGHWERLVDVLVRVHRAVELPEGIQARRRQKWVRITRGEVGLPEPGQADSRFT, translated from the coding sequence GTGTCTCCGCCGCTGCCGCTACGCCCGCCGTCCGCCCCGCGACGCGGACCGATCGTCCGGGCGGTCGAGGCAGCCGTCCAGCGTCACGGCATCGAGGGGGCGCCGATCGTGGTGGCGGTCTCCGGTGGAGCGGACAGCACCGCACTCTTGAGGGCGATGGGCGAGCTTCGCCCCGGAGGCGACCTCATCGCGGCCCACTTCAACCACCGGCTGCGGGGGGCGGAGTCCGATGGCGACGCGGCCTTCGTCCGGGCACTGGCGACGTCCCACGGGATCCGGTTTGTCGGGGAGTCGGCACCCGCTCCCTCGCCGCGGACGGCTGGAAGCGGTGACGAGGGGAGCGCGTCCCCCTCGGAGGAGGCGCTGAGGAGGGAGCGATATCGCTTTCTCGAGAGGACTGCCGCGGTCGCCGGCGCCCCGGTTGTTCTGACCGCCCACACGGCGGACGACCAGGCCGAGACGATTCTGCACCATCTCCTGCGGGGAACGGGGCTTCGCGGTCTTGGAGGGATTCCCGCCTGTAGGCTTCTTTCACCGTCATCTGGCCTGCTTCTGGTCCGCCCGTTCCTCGACGTCTCGCGGGCCGAGATCACCGCCTGGCTCACGGAGCTTGGCCAGCCGTGGCGGACCGACTCGTCCAACGAGAGCGCGGTCTACACCCGGAACCGTCTCCGCCGCGACCTGCTCCCTCTCCTTCGCGGCGAGCATCAGCCTGACATCGACAGCAAACTTCGTCAGCTCGGGGCGCAGGCGCGGGAGGTCTCGGACTACCTCCGAGGGGAGGCCCGGCAGCTTCTCGCGGGGGCGCTCGTAGAGACCGGGGAGGGGGAGGGGGAGGGGGAGGTGGTTCTGAAGACCCGCACCCTGGAGCTGGCGCCGCGGGTCTTGGTGCGGGAAGCGATGGTCGAGCTCTGGACCGACCGGGGCTGGCCGCGGCAGCGGATGACGTTTGGCCACTGGGAGCGGCTGGTGGATGTCCTCGTCCGGGTTCACCGGGCGGTCGAACTGCCGGAGGGAATCCAGGCCCGCCGGCGGCAGAAGTGGGTCCGGATCACACGCGGCGAAGTGGGGCTTCCGGAACCTGGGCAGGCGGATTCGCGTTTCACGTGA
- a CDS encoding EAL domain-containing protein, producing MVSSAVDQITGSPPTRAQSAWFLIGCTGPERNLSVIEVDSETFSIGRRPGVNLQLSSMRVSGRHAELLKIGEHLFIRDLGSTNGTFVNRRRVRQPTPLASGDHVELADLEFRIEHRVTQSLSGLTSVPGLKQTMHCVDSLESDWVMSQFDRLIKEQAIVPNYQPIITLSDRERIGYEALARSSMVGLETPATMFQTAELVCRQVELSLICRSRAVEMAADLSGNPKLFVNTHPQECLEVDVLPQLIRLRAAYPRINLVVEIHEGTVQHPTIFRSFADSLREHGIELAYDDFGAGQARLLELVKAPPDYLKFDSCLIRNVHRCTSNQWKMLKMLVDMARDFPTTTLAEGIETAEEAEACRDLGFDLGQGFFFGLPQDAGTIVREEARNPQIFRYRNGS from the coding sequence ATGGTTTCCTCGGCAGTCGATCAAATCACGGGATCGCCTCCGACCCGCGCCCAATCCGCCTGGTTCCTCATCGGATGCACGGGACCGGAGCGGAACCTGTCGGTCATCGAAGTCGATTCGGAGACGTTCAGCATCGGTCGTCGTCCGGGAGTGAACCTGCAGCTCTCTTCCATGCGGGTTTCGGGACGGCACGCTGAGCTCCTGAAGATCGGCGAACACCTCTTCATCCGCGACCTCGGAAGCACCAACGGGACCTTCGTCAACCGCCGCCGCGTCCGCCAGCCGACCCCTCTCGCCAGCGGCGACCATGTCGAGCTTGCCGACCTGGAGTTCCGGATCGAGCACCGCGTCACGCAGAGCCTCTCCGGCCTGACGAGCGTTCCGGGACTCAAGCAGACGATGCACTGCGTCGACTCCCTCGAGTCCGACTGGGTCATGAGCCAGTTCGACCGGCTCATCAAGGAGCAGGCGATCGTTCCGAACTATCAGCCGATCATCACGCTCTCGGACCGGGAGCGGATCGGTTACGAGGCCCTGGCCCGCAGCAGCATGGTCGGGCTCGAGACTCCCGCGACGATGTTCCAGACCGCGGAGCTGGTCTGCCGTCAGGTCGAGCTGAGCCTGATCTGCCGGAGCCGTGCGGTCGAGATGGCGGCGGATCTCAGCGGCAATCCGAAGCTCTTTGTGAACACGCACCCCCAGGAGTGTCTGGAGGTGGATGTCCTGCCGCAGCTCATCCGGCTGCGGGCGGCCTACCCGCGAATTAACCTCGTCGTCGAGATCCACGAAGGGACGGTCCAGCATCCGACGATCTTCCGGTCGTTCGCCGACAGTCTCCGGGAACACGGGATCGAGCTGGCTTACGACGACTTCGGTGCCGGGCAGGCTCGGCTGCTTGAGCTGGTGAAGGCTCCGCCCGACTATCTGAAGTTCGATTCGTGCCTGATCCGTAACGTCCATCGCTGCACTTCCAACCAGTGGAAGATGCTCAAGATGCTCGTCGACATGGCCCGCGACTTTCCGACCACGACGCTGGCGGAGGGGATCGAGACTGCCGAGGAGGCGGAGGCGTGCCGGGATCTGGGCTTCGATCTGGGGCAGGGATTCTTCTTCGGCCTGCCGCAGGACGCGGGGACGATCGTTCGTGAAGAGGCCCGGAACCCGCAGATCTTCCGTTATCGCAATGGGAGCTGA
- a CDS encoding FmdB family zinc ribbon protein gives MPTYDYRCKKCDHVWEEFQSIKAPPSKKCPACRKQSAERQISAGAGILFKGSGFYLTDYRSDSYKKAAAADSSSGGGSSAKSESGGSKEGGGAKSKPAASKE, from the coding sequence ATGCCGACTTACGACTACCGCTGCAAAAAGTGCGACCACGTCTGGGAAGAATTCCAGTCGATCAAGGCCCCGCCGTCCAAGAAGTGTCCCGCCTGCCGCAAACAGTCGGCCGAGCGTCAGATCAGCGCCGGCGCCGGCATCCTGTTCAAAGGCTCCGGGTTCTACCTGACCGACTACCGCAGCGACTCCTACAAGAAGGCCGCGGCGGCCGATTCCTCGTCCGGCGGCGGCTCGTCCGCCAAGTCCGAATCCGGGGGAAGCAAGGAGGGGGGCGGGGCCAAATCGAAGCCGGCTGCCTCCAAGGAATAG
- a CDS encoding SGNH/GDSL hydrolase family protein, with product MRGLIWAGMLLTGLVVVTRPAAADETKFEFKPGDRVVLLGNTLIEREQSYGYWELALTLARPDKKLTFRNLGWSGDTVWCESRGIFDQPQAGYDRTIQLVKEQKPTVLLLAYGGNEAFAGAAGLDSFLRQYAKLLDDLKPTGARLVFLGPMAISSPGKPFPDPAPYNVNAALYGEAISKLAAERGGVYVPLTRPAATVSGPGGRPEPTSDNGQHLTSWGYWATAGQVQQALAPTPKPVELPTPDQGAASSGQSEKIRELIVRKDELFFHRWRPQNVTYLFLFRKHEQGNNAVEIPQFDPLVEQLETKIHDLASGAAGN from the coding sequence ATGCGCGGATTGATCTGGGCGGGGATGTTGCTGACCGGACTCGTCGTTGTGACGCGGCCCGCTGCGGCCGATGAGACGAAATTCGAGTTCAAGCCGGGGGATCGGGTCGTCCTCCTCGGAAACACGCTCATCGAACGCGAGCAGTCCTACGGCTATTGGGAACTGGCCCTCACGCTGGCCCGGCCCGACAAGAAGCTGACCTTCCGCAACCTGGGCTGGAGCGGCGACACGGTCTGGTGCGAGTCCCGCGGCATCTTCGACCAGCCCCAGGCGGGCTACGACCGGACGATCCAGCTCGTCAAAGAGCAGAAGCCGACCGTCCTGCTGCTCGCTTATGGCGGAAACGAGGCGTTCGCCGGCGCGGCCGGACTCGATTCGTTCCTGCGGCAGTACGCGAAGCTCCTCGACGATCTCAAGCCGACCGGTGCGCGGCTTGTCTTCCTCGGTCCGATGGCGATCTCCTCTCCGGGCAAGCCGTTCCCGGATCCCGCTCCCTACAACGTCAACGCCGCTCTGTACGGCGAGGCGATCAGCAAGCTGGCCGCGGAGCGGGGCGGGGTCTACGTTCCGCTGACCCGCCCGGCCGCGACGGTTTCCGGACCAGGCGGACGTCCGGAACCGACGAGCGACAACGGACAGCATCTGACCAGCTGGGGATACTGGGCCACGGCCGGGCAGGTTCAGCAGGCTCTCGCTCCGACACCGAAGCCGGTTGAGTTGCCGACTCCGGATCAGGGCGCGGCTTCGTCCGGCCAGAGCGAAAAGATCCGGGAGCTCATCGTGCGGAAGGACGAACTCTTCTTTCACCGCTGGCGGCCGCAGAACGTGACCTACCTGTTCCTGTTCCGGAAGCACGAGCAGGGGAACAACGCGGTCGAGATCCCGCAGTTCGACCCGCTCGTCGAACAGCTCGAGACCAAGATTCACGACCTGGCGAGCGGTGCGGCCGGGAATTGA
- a CDS encoding DMT family transporter, producing MSTVDPPAAPPATAQATRRSPVLDGRVLLLLAALLWSTGGLFMKAPALQAIPLDYRGPLLACYRVLFAAVCVLPLIRWNRLCWTGPLLATAVAYTLMNVLYVSAVTRTTAAAAIFLQYTSTGWSYLLAWLLLRERPSLGSLVAIVFAGLGIGWIVTSEWEGANWLGNLLALASGLAYAGVVIGMRALRHEQAPWVVLCMNVVSGLVLLPWVATFPVSLDPTQWGLIAGLGVLQMGIPYLLLGWGMKTVSASDGILITILEALLNPIWVYLLIGETTPLTTIVGGGLILTGLVLRYTLFRDRELPPAVEPAAGPASPS from the coding sequence ATGAGCACCGTCGATCCCCCTGCCGCTCCCCCCGCGACCGCTCAGGCAACGAGGCGTTCGCCCGTGCTGGATGGGCGCGTCCTGCTGCTGCTGGCCGCGCTCCTGTGGAGCACCGGGGGGCTGTTCATGAAGGCGCCCGCGCTCCAGGCGATCCCGCTCGACTACCGGGGGCCGCTGCTGGCCTGCTACCGCGTCCTGTTCGCCGCGGTCTGCGTCCTGCCGCTGATCCGGTGGAACCGTCTCTGCTGGACCGGGCCGCTGCTGGCGACCGCGGTCGCCTACACCCTGATGAACGTCCTCTACGTCTCGGCCGTGACCCGGACGACGGCGGCTGCGGCGATCTTCCTCCAGTACACGAGCACTGGCTGGAGCTATCTGCTGGCGTGGCTGCTGCTCCGTGAGCGGCCGTCGCTGGGGAGCCTGGTGGCGATCGTCTTCGCCGGGCTCGGGATCGGGTGGATCGTCACCAGCGAGTGGGAGGGGGCGAACTGGCTGGGGAACCTGCTCGCTCTCGCCAGCGGCCTGGCCTATGCCGGGGTCGTGATCGGGATGCGGGCGCTGCGGCACGAGCAGGCCCCGTGGGTGGTCCTGTGCATGAACGTGGTGAGCGGCCTTGTCCTCCTGCCGTGGGTCGCGACGTTCCCGGTGTCGCTCGACCCGACGCAGTGGGGGCTGATCGCCGGACTGGGAGTCCTTCAGATGGGGATCCCGTACCTGCTGCTCGGGTGGGGGATGAAGACCGTCTCGGCGTCGGACGGGATCCTGATCACGATCCTGGAGGCGCTGCTGAACCCGATCTGGGTCTACCTGCTGATCGGCGAGACGACGCCTCTGACGACGATCGTCGGCGGAGGACTGATTCTCACCGGGCTGGTGCTGCGCTACACTCTCTTCCGCGACCGCGAACTCCCCCCGGCGGTCGAGCCCGCCGCCGGTCCCGCTTCCCCCTCGTGA